One genomic window of Cyanobacteria bacterium FACHB-DQ100 includes the following:
- a CDS encoding beta-glucosidase, whose product MVNHRFPTGFEWGAATSAYQIEGAVKRDGRKPSVWDTFSAKRGNTFRGQTGAIACEHYDRYEEDIKLMAELGIKNYRFSISWCRIVPDGRGAVNEAGVDFYRRLVDCLLDHGITPWATLFHWDSPQALEDRYGSWRSREMAQDFAEYVGAIVARLSDRITNWMTLNEITCFTHLAYAVNKKPEMAPGTRVKSLKEVWQTSYHALLAHGLACQAIRANSARSSIGLVDNFGVTVPIIEAPEHIEAAKKAFPYHFRNGGMIYPALTGEYHPGFLKQLSNDAPDIQSGDLEIIHQPLDFLGLNIYTGAYIRAADNSQGCEWINFPKGYPLLHMPWLHLVPECLYWGIRHVSETLNRPDLKLFITENGCAAQDELTNSGEVFDTDRILYLRQHLQGVHRAASEGYPISGYFVWSLLDNFEWAWGYDRRFGITYIDYKTQRRIPKSSYHWYAECIRQNRIV is encoded by the coding sequence ATGGTTAACCATCGGTTTCCAACGGGCTTTGAATGGGGTGCTGCAACTTCGGCATATCAGATCGAAGGAGCGGTTAAGCGAGACGGACGAAAACCAAGCGTATGGGATACTTTTAGCGCCAAGCGGGGCAATACCTTTCGAGGGCAAACAGGCGCAATCGCTTGCGAACATTACGATCGCTACGAAGAAGACATTAAATTGATGGCAGAGTTGGGCATCAAGAACTATCGCTTCAGCATTTCTTGGTGTCGGATTGTCCCGGATGGACGCGGTGCAGTCAATGAAGCTGGAGTCGATTTCTACCGTCGATTAGTCGATTGCCTGTTGGATCACGGGATTACCCCTTGGGCAACGCTGTTTCATTGGGATAGCCCCCAAGCGTTGGAAGACCGATACGGATCTTGGCGCAGTCGCGAAATGGCGCAGGATTTTGCAGAGTATGTCGGTGCGATCGTAGCTCGATTGAGCGATCGGATCACGAACTGGATGACACTGAATGAAATTACTTGCTTTACGCACTTAGCCTACGCGGTGAACAAGAAGCCGGAAATGGCTCCAGGAACGCGGGTAAAGTCGCTGAAAGAAGTCTGGCAAACCTCGTATCATGCGTTGTTAGCACATGGATTAGCGTGCCAGGCAATTCGAGCAAATTCAGCGAGATCGTCGATCGGCTTAGTCGATAACTTTGGAGTCACTGTGCCCATCATCGAAGCACCGGAACACATCGAAGCTGCAAAAAAAGCCTTTCCCTATCACTTTCGCAATGGTGGAATGATTTATCCCGCATTAACAGGTGAATACCATCCAGGCTTTCTAAAACAGTTAAGCAATGATGCTCCAGACATTCAATCCGGTGATTTAGAAATCATTCATCAACCTTTAGATTTTCTTGGTCTAAATATTTACACCGGCGCTTACATTCGTGCTGCGGACAATTCACAAGGCTGTGAATGGATCAATTTTCCCAAAGGCTATCCGCTATTACATATGCCTTGGTTACATCTTGTTCCAGAGTGTTTGTATTGGGGGATTCGGCACGTTAGCGAAACCTTAAATCGTCCGGATCTCAAACTTTTCATTACCGAGAACGGCTGTGCTGCTCAAGATGAATTAACCAATTCTGGTGAAGTGTTTGACACCGATCGCATTCTCTATCTGCGTCAGCATCTTCAAGGCGTTCATCGAGCTGCGAGCGAAGGTTATCCGATCAGCGGTTATTTTGTCTGGAGCTTACTGGATAACTTTGAGTGGGCATGGGGATACGATCGGCGATTTGGCATTACCTATATCGATTACAAAACCCAGCGACGGATACCGAAATCAAGCTATCACTGGTACGCTGAGTGTATCCGCCAAAACCGCATAGTTTAG
- a CDS encoding PhoH family protein: METFTLPLPSPESAIALSGDREDNLKILARQTGATVVLRGQELMITGTPNQIELVKGLVGSLESSWSKGQAISSVDILTARHALDTHQEGELQTIQQDVLGKTRRGEAIRAKTFKQRQYIQAVRSRDLTFCIGPAGTGKTYLAAVLAIQALLSNQYERLILTRPAVEAGERLGFLPGDLQQKIDPYLRPLYDALYEFVEPEKISGLMERGIIEVAPIAYMRGRTLNNAFIIVDEAQNTTPAQMKMLLTRLGFKSKMVVTGDLTQTDLPMHQESGLAMANRILQSIDTIAFCTLSKADVVRHPLVQRIVEAYEQYEK; the protein is encoded by the coding sequence ATGGAAACATTTACGCTGCCCCTGCCAAGTCCTGAAAGCGCGATCGCACTCTCTGGCGATCGAGAAGACAATCTGAAAATTCTTGCCCGTCAGACTGGAGCTACGGTTGTGCTGCGCGGGCAGGAGTTGATGATTACGGGAACGCCGAATCAGATTGAGCTAGTCAAGGGGTTAGTCGGTTCGCTAGAGTCTTCTTGGAGCAAGGGACAAGCGATTTCAAGCGTCGATATTCTCACGGCGCGTCATGCCTTGGATACGCATCAAGAAGGCGAACTTCAGACGATTCAGCAGGACGTGTTGGGGAAGACGCGGCGCGGTGAAGCCATTCGGGCGAAGACGTTTAAGCAACGGCAGTATATTCAAGCGGTACGATCGCGCGATTTAACCTTCTGTATCGGGCCTGCGGGAACTGGAAAAACCTATCTCGCTGCGGTTTTGGCAATTCAAGCGCTGTTATCGAATCAGTATGAGCGCTTGATTTTGACTCGTCCAGCGGTGGAAGCCGGAGAAAGACTAGGGTTCCTGCCCGGAGATTTGCAGCAGAAGATCGATCCTTATCTGCGTCCCCTGTACGATGCGCTGTATGAGTTTGTTGAGCCAGAAAAAATTAGCGGCTTGATGGAGCGTGGGATTATTGAAGTGGCACCGATCGCGTACATGCGAGGACGCACTTTGAATAATGCGTTTATTATTGTGGACGAAGCACAAAATACAACGCCAGCGCAAATGAAGATGTTACTGACTCGGCTTGGGTTTAAATCCAAAATGGTTGTCACTGGAGATTTGACGCAAACAGATTTGCCAATGCATCAGGAATCAGGATTGGCAATGGCGAATCGGATTCTGCAATCGATCGACACGATCGCATTCTGTACGCTCTCCAAAGCTGATGTAGTCAGACATCCACTGGTGCAGCGAATTGTGGAAGCTTATGAGCAGTACGAGAAGTAA
- a CDS encoding KH domain-containing protein: protein MKPVTPDYAGLIRFLVQPFLETPDALRIDCEVLANGSRIWVRLAFEGTDKGRVFGRGGRNVQAIRSAIEGVAKAAGQTVNLDIHGSGQQRENGDSERPPRPQGRPSPRGDAPRRPTRN, encoded by the coding sequence GTGAAACCTGTAACTCCAGACTACGCCGGACTCATCCGGTTTCTTGTTCAACCTTTTCTAGAAACGCCCGATGCTCTACGAATCGACTGTGAAGTCTTAGCCAACGGTTCGAGAATTTGGGTGCGTTTAGCGTTTGAAGGAACCGATAAAGGGCGCGTGTTTGGGCGCGGTGGGCGAAATGTTCAGGCAATTCGGAGCGCTATCGAGGGGGTTGCCAAAGCTGCGGGACAGACGGTGAATTTAGATATTCACGGGAGCGGTCAGCAGCGAGAGAATGGCGACTCAGAACGTCCGCCCCGTCCCCAAGGTCGCCCCTCGCCGCGAGGAGATGCACCCCGACGACCGACCAGAAATTAA
- the rpsP gene encoding 30S ribosomal protein S16 produces the protein MLKLRLKRFGKKREASYRIVVAQSTSRRDGRPLAEVGFYNPRSDEVRLDVPVILDWLKKGAQPTDTVRDILFKNNVLEQLKSESV, from the coding sequence ATGCTCAAATTGAGATTAAAGCGCTTCGGTAAAAAGCGCGAAGCCAGCTATCGGATTGTCGTCGCTCAAAGCACCAGCCGTCGCGATGGTCGCCCTTTGGCAGAAGTCGGATTTTATAACCCCCGATCGGATGAAGTCCGTCTGGATGTGCCTGTGATTCTCGATTGGTTAAAGAAAGGCGCACAGCCGACCGACACCGTTCGCGACATCCTCTTCAAGAACAACGTGCTTGAGCAACTGAAATCTGAATCCGTCTAA
- a CDS encoding exopolysaccharide biosynthesis protein: MSQFQNNSPPQLHTSEMLQNLLQQHDRETIRLGELIESLGSRAFGPTLLICALPEALPLPIAGVSAIIGLPLVIFSIQLLCGFSSPRLPRWLANRSFKRKDFEKIVRQILRYLQKFERLIRPRWHFATTPFVERSLGLLFLLLAFVIVLPIPFGNILPAIAIVAISLGLIEADGVLVVFSTIAALVILALMTGAIVIFFSSVFQFLSRNIR, from the coding sequence ATGAGCCAATTTCAAAACAACTCCCCGCCTCAGTTACACACTTCGGAAATGTTGCAGAATTTATTGCAGCAGCACGATCGCGAAACAATTCGTTTGGGTGAACTGATTGAGAGCTTAGGAAGTCGGGCGTTTGGGCCAACATTGTTAATTTGCGCGTTACCGGAAGCCTTGCCATTACCGATCGCAGGTGTTTCTGCCATTATTGGTCTGCCGCTGGTCATTTTCTCAATTCAGTTACTGTGTGGTTTTTCCAGTCCGCGACTTCCGCGCTGGCTGGCAAATCGTAGCTTCAAGCGCAAAGATTTCGAGAAAATTGTCCGGCAAATTTTGCGGTACCTTCAAAAGTTTGAACGGTTGATTCGCCCGCGCTGGCACTTTGCAACAACGCCGTTCGTAGAACGATCGCTCGGCTTGCTGTTCCTGCTGCTTGCCTTTGTGATTGTGCTACCGATTCCGTTTGGGAATATCTTGCCTGCGATCGCGATCGTCGCGATTAGTCTCGGATTAATCGAAGCCGATGGCGTATTGGTTGTGTTTAGTACGATTGCTGCTCTAGTGATTCTTGCACTGATGACCGGCGCGATCGTCATTTTCTTCTCAAGCGTTTTTCAGTTCCTCTCAAGAAATATTCGTTGA
- the ffh gene encoding signal recognition particle protein encodes MFDALADRLEQAWKKVRGQDKITDSNVKDALREVRRALLEADVNLQVVKDFVAEVEQNALGAEVIAGVRPDQQFIEIVYNELVKVMGDANVPLAEAETAPTIVLMAGLQGTGKTTATAKLALHLRKEDRKALLVATDVYRPAAIDQLVALGKQINVPVFELGKDADPVEIARQGVEKARADGFDVVIVDTAGRLQIDESMMGELKRIKDTIKPHETLLVVDAMTGQEAANLTRTFHEQIGVTGAILTKMDGDTRGGAALSVRRISGQPIKFIGIGEKVDALQPFYPDRMASRILGMGDVLTLVEKAREEVDMAEAEKMQEKILSAQFDFTDFLKQTRLLKNMGSLGGVMKLIPGMGKMVNEEQLQKGEEQLKKAEAMIGSMTVEERKNPDLLSNSPSRRKRIARGSGHSDKEVSELVTNFQRMRSMMQQMGSGQMGFPGMGGMPMGGLPNPFGGGNPFGGMGGGMRPPQPGYRGYQGGGKKKKGGKDKKKKGFGNL; translated from the coding sequence ATGTTTGACGCTCTTGCCGATCGCTTAGAACAAGCCTGGAAAAAAGTTCGCGGTCAAGACAAAATCACAGATTCGAATGTGAAAGATGCCTTGCGAGAAGTTCGTCGCGCGCTGCTCGAAGCCGATGTCAACCTGCAAGTGGTAAAAGATTTTGTCGCAGAAGTTGAACAAAACGCGCTTGGGGCAGAAGTCATTGCTGGAGTGCGACCCGATCAGCAGTTTATCGAGATCGTCTACAACGAGCTTGTCAAAGTCATGGGTGATGCCAACGTCCCCTTGGCTGAGGCAGAGACGGCTCCAACGATCGTTCTCATGGCGGGTCTGCAAGGAACGGGTAAAACGACTGCCACTGCCAAGCTGGCGCTACACCTGCGGAAAGAAGATCGTAAAGCTTTATTGGTTGCCACGGATGTCTATCGACCGGCAGCGATCGACCAGTTAGTCGCGCTGGGCAAGCAAATCAATGTGCCTGTGTTCGAGTTGGGCAAAGACGCTGATCCAGTTGAGATTGCGCGTCAAGGGGTGGAAAAAGCGAGAGCCGACGGCTTTGATGTCGTGATCGTGGATACGGCTGGGCGTTTGCAGATTGACGAATCGATGATGGGCGAACTCAAGCGCATCAAAGACACAATTAAACCGCACGAAACGCTGCTGGTTGTGGATGCCATGACGGGTCAGGAAGCTGCAAACTTGACTCGGACGTTCCACGAGCAAATCGGTGTCACAGGTGCAATTCTGACCAAGATGGACGGCGATACTCGCGGGGGTGCAGCACTCTCGGTGCGTCGGATTTCAGGTCAGCCGATCAAGTTTATCGGGATCGGGGAAAAAGTGGATGCGTTGCAGCCGTTCTACCCCGATCGCATGGCATCGCGGATTCTTGGTATGGGTGATGTCTTGACGCTGGTGGAAAAAGCCCGCGAAGAAGTAGACATGGCAGAAGCCGAAAAAATGCAGGAGAAGATTCTCTCTGCACAATTTGACTTCACAGACTTTCTCAAACAAACCCGCCTGCTCAAAAACATGGGATCGCTCGGTGGTGTGATGAAGCTGATTCCGGGCATGGGCAAGATGGTGAACGAAGAACAGCTTCAAAAAGGCGAAGAGCAACTGAAAAAAGCTGAAGCGATGATCGGCTCGATGACCGTTGAAGAGCGCAAAAATCCCGATCTGCTCTCCAATTCCCCCAGTCGCCGCAAGCGCATTGCTAGGGGTTCAGGTCACTCGGATAAAGAAGTCAGCGAACTGGTGACGAATTTCCAGAGAATGAGATCGATGATGCAGCAAATGGGTTCCGGCCAGATGGGCTTCCCCGGTATGGGTGGAATGCCAATGGGCGGACTTCCCAATCCGTTTGGTGGCGGCAATCCGTTCGGCGGCATGGGCGGTGGAATGCGTCCCCCTCAGCCTGGATATAGAGGCTATCAAGGCGGCGGCAAGAAGAAGAAAGGCGGCAAAGATAAGAAGAAGAAAGGCTTTGGTAATTTGTGA
- a CDS encoding glycosyltransferase family 39 protein, whose protein sequence is MTFPKQLRFLVILLLVVGICFRFVNLDLKSISFDESYTLLRSTGHTEAQMFQDIVNEQVIGREDLMKYQRMDLSRTTTDVVTSLAKEEPQLPPFYFVLTHWGMRFQDSIAVARGLSVFFGLLVLPAAYWLAWELFGSSIASLITTALIALSPAHLVYAQEARPYTLWIFLTLVSSAALLRALRYPSNRHWWLYRLTLVVGAYSYLYFGLVLVAHSIYFLFTQKLQWNQSVRRFAVSLLMWGLALASWIGFAIYNNFSPRHIAGFFNNSVSLQHLVNRWVINMTRVFLDYGLGYPKFDIPYHVPFALTALLLSGYALYYLWTHTEKKTSLLLLSLIGVQVVMLMLPDLILRRYRFSGETRYLFLIYLGIQFAIAYLFTKKIASASNPRWQSTVWQAALICVLLAGVFSGAASSQASYWWNKAIPINPQQTATILGRTARPLVVSNSPFPNLIIALSYALDPKTKFLLAKPGTAPKIPDNFTEVFLYDAYEPLLSDVQKQGYKLEAFPLTEEYRYYRLVKQ, encoded by the coding sequence ATGACTTTCCCAAAACAGCTTCGTTTTCTAGTAATCCTGCTGCTTGTCGTGGGAATCTGCTTTAGATTTGTCAATCTTGATCTCAAATCTATCTCCTTTGATGAGTCTTACACCCTTCTACGCAGCACAGGTCACACTGAAGCGCAGATGTTTCAGGACATTGTGAATGAGCAAGTAATCGGTCGCGAAGACCTGATGAAGTATCAGCGGATGGATTTAAGCCGAACGACCACTGATGTAGTCACAAGTTTGGCAAAAGAAGAGCCGCAACTCCCGCCATTTTATTTTGTGTTAACCCACTGGGGAATGCGGTTCCAGGACTCGATCGCAGTTGCCAGAGGGCTATCGGTCTTCTTTGGTCTGCTGGTGCTGCCTGCGGCTTACTGGTTAGCCTGGGAATTGTTTGGCTCGTCGATCGCAAGCTTGATTACGACAGCCCTGATCGCGCTTTCACCAGCCCATCTCGTTTATGCACAAGAGGCACGCCCTTACACTTTGTGGATCTTTCTGACCTTAGTGTCTAGTGCTGCACTGCTCCGTGCCCTGCGATACCCCTCGAATCGCCACTGGTGGCTTTATCGACTCACTCTAGTCGTTGGCGCTTACTCGTATCTCTATTTTGGTTTAGTGCTGGTGGCGCACTCAATCTACTTTTTATTCACACAAAAGCTCCAGTGGAATCAATCAGTCCGTCGCTTTGCGGTCTCACTGCTAATGTGGGGACTGGCGCTTGCGAGTTGGATTGGATTCGCCATTTATAACAACTTTTCTCCACGCCATATTGCAGGCTTCTTCAATAACAGCGTCAGCTTGCAGCATTTGGTGAACCGCTGGGTAATCAACATGACGCGAGTTTTTCTAGATTATGGGCTGGGGTACCCCAAGTTTGATATTCCCTATCACGTTCCTTTTGCGCTGACCGCTCTCCTGCTCTCTGGCTACGCGCTTTATTACTTGTGGACGCATACTGAAAAGAAAACTTCGCTGCTGCTTTTGAGCTTGATCGGCGTTCAAGTTGTGATGTTGATGCTGCCGGACTTAATCTTGAGAAGATATCGCTTTTCCGGTGAGACTCGCTATTTGTTTTTGATCTATTTGGGCATTCAATTTGCGATCGCCTATCTATTTACTAAAAAAATCGCTTCTGCTTCTAACCCCCGCTGGCAATCGACAGTATGGCAAGCCGCACTGATTTGCGTTTTGTTAGCTGGCGTATTTTCTGGTGCAGCGAGTTCACAAGCCTCTTATTGGTGGAACAAAGCCATTCCAATCAATCCCCAGCAAACCGCCACAATCCTGGGTCGAACTGCTCGGCCTTTAGTGGTGAGTAACTCACCCTTTCCCAACCTGATCATCGCCTTGAGCTACGCCCTTGATCCAAAAACCAAGTTTCTGTTAGCAAAACCGGGTACGGCTCCGAAAATCCCCGATAACTTCACTGAAGTATTTTTATACGACGCTTACGAGCCTCTGTTGTCAGACGTGCAAAAACAAGGGTACAAACTCGAAGCTTTCCCGCTCACCGAGGAATACAGATATTACAGGCTGGTGAAGCAATAA
- a CDS encoding glycosyltransferase, with amino-acid sequence MPTISENSSFLPTPSGALRIDGLASLSSIGVDRNSADTLTEQVQLSLIVPTYNESGNIHRIIRILCNLLDQALPNDYELIVVDDNSPDRTWELAQALMPDYPHLRVMRRQTERGLSTAVIRGWQASRGRVLGVIDGDLQHPPEVLMKLFAAIAQGADVAVASRHVEGGGVSDWSAVRRFLSRGAQTLGLVILPNVLSRVSDPMSGYFMVRRSAIAGQVLNPLGYKILIEVLGRGDIAQVAEVGYVFQEREEGESKVTWKQYKDYIHHLLRLRFSTGRLGRISHKLDFPLGRFIRFALVGFSGLAVDMTALYLLYDVLGFGLTRSAILAAELAIVNNFLWNDLWTFRDFSKQQRKRRQIVKRFVKFNIICLMGLILKILLLNLLFNGLHLNAYVANFLAIIAVTIWNFWINLKLSWRVTEVK; translated from the coding sequence ATGCCTACCATTTCTGAAAACTCCTCGTTTCTTCCCACACCTTCTGGTGCGCTCAGGATCGATGGCCTTGCATCACTCAGTTCAATCGGGGTTGATCGCAACTCGGCAGATACACTGACTGAACAGGTTCAGCTTTCGTTGATCGTTCCGACCTACAACGAAAGCGGCAACATTCACCGGATTATTCGGATTCTGTGTAATCTTCTCGATCAGGCTTTGCCGAATGATTACGAGTTGATTGTAGTGGATGATAACAGCCCCGATCGCACCTGGGAACTGGCGCAAGCGTTGATGCCAGACTATCCGCATCTGCGCGTGATGCGTCGTCAAACCGAGCGAGGACTTTCAACCGCAGTCATTCGGGGGTGGCAAGCGTCGAGAGGGCGAGTGTTGGGTGTGATTGATGGGGACTTGCAGCACCCGCCAGAAGTGTTGATGAAGCTATTTGCGGCGATCGCTCAGGGTGCAGATGTGGCGGTTGCGAGTCGTCATGTTGAAGGAGGCGGAGTCAGTGACTGGAGCGCGGTGCGACGGTTTCTGTCACGAGGTGCTCAGACGCTGGGCTTGGTGATTTTACCCAATGTGCTTAGCCGAGTTTCAGATCCGATGAGCGGCTATTTTATGGTGAGACGCAGCGCGATCGCAGGACAAGTTCTCAATCCATTGGGCTACAAAATCCTGATCGAAGTGCTGGGGCGTGGTGATATTGCACAGGTTGCGGAAGTTGGATATGTCTTCCAAGAGCGAGAAGAAGGTGAAAGTAAAGTTACTTGGAAGCAATACAAAGACTACATTCACCATCTACTGCGGCTGCGCTTTTCAACTGGTCGGCTGGGGCGAATTTCACACAAATTGGATTTTCCACTGGGGCGCTTTATCCGCTTTGCGTTAGTCGGATTTAGCGGGCTTGCAGTGGATATGACGGCGCTATACTTGCTTTATGATGTCTTGGGATTTGGGCTGACTCGCAGTGCGATTTTGGCGGCGGAACTGGCGATCGTCAATAACTTTTTGTGGAACGATCTTTGGACATTTAGAGATTTTTCTAAGCAGCAGCGAAAACGGCGACAGATTGTTAAACGGTTTGTGAAGTTCAACATCATCTGTCTGATGGGGCTGATCCTGAAAATCTTGCTGTTGAATCTCCTGTTCAACGGTCTGCATCTCAACGCTTACGTCGCAAACTTCCTGGCAATCATCGCTGTAACCATCTGGAATTTCTGGATCAATCTGAAGCTAAGTTGGCGTGTGACTGAAGTGAAGTAG
- a CDS encoding MltA domain-containing protein, with translation MKRSLILSLLLFGVPTVPLLAQPKPITAPVQVPLKPLVKSPVAIDDQILRDRRAMLSAIDHSLRYLETPKAIQAYEKYPVKTVTRDRVIRSLKRFRQLLLTAKSNRALSRAIAREFVFYQSIGKDNQGTVAFTGYFEPVHTASRTQTATYRYPLYSLPADFSQWKKPHPTRLELEGTDGLQSSKGKLRGSELVWMRDRLEAFLIQVQGSARLTLTDGTTMTIGVAGLTDQPYTGIGRELVKDGKLKLKDLNLPNVLKYFQQNPKDLDIYLPRNRRFVFFRNTSGAPALGSLGVPVTADRSIATDKSLMPPGALALIQTQLPILKADRQYEPRSVSRFMLDQDTGGAIIGAGRVDIFTGTGTQAGNEAGLINATGQLYYPLLKN, from the coding sequence ATGAAACGATCGCTCATTCTCAGTTTGTTACTTTTTGGGGTGCCGACTGTTCCGCTGCTGGCACAGCCCAAACCGATTACTGCTCCGGTTCAAGTACCACTCAAACCGCTCGTGAAATCTCCGGTCGCAATTGATGATCAGATTTTGCGCGATCGTCGAGCCATGCTAAGCGCGATTGATCACAGCTTGCGATACTTAGAAACTCCGAAAGCAATTCAAGCCTATGAGAAATATCCGGTCAAAACCGTTACTCGCGATCGCGTGATTCGCAGCTTGAAGCGCTTTCGACAATTGCTGTTAACCGCGAAATCGAACCGAGCGCTATCAAGAGCGATCGCACGAGAATTTGTGTTTTATCAATCGATCGGCAAAGACAACCAAGGAACGGTTGCGTTTACGGGGTATTTTGAGCCAGTTCATACCGCTAGTCGCACTCAAACCGCTACCTATCGTTACCCGCTATACTCACTTCCTGCTGACTTCTCACAGTGGAAAAAGCCACACCCAACCCGATTAGAGCTAGAAGGTACAGACGGATTACAGAGTAGTAAAGGTAAGCTGCGCGGCTCGGAATTAGTGTGGATGCGCGATCGACTAGAAGCCTTTTTGATTCAAGTTCAAGGCTCCGCCCGCCTAACGCTGACTGACGGAACCACAATGACGATCGGCGTTGCAGGATTAACCGATCAGCCCTACACCGGAATCGGACGCGAATTAGTCAAAGACGGCAAGCTGAAGCTAAAGGATCTCAACCTCCCGAACGTGCTGAAGTATTTTCAACAGAATCCAAAAGACCTAGATATCTATTTGCCTCGGAATCGTCGGTTTGTGTTTTTTAGAAATACCTCCGGAGCGCCCGCCTTGGGAAGTCTGGGAGTTCCGGTGACTGCCGATCGCTCGATCGCAACGGATAAATCACTCATGCCGCCCGGAGCATTAGCGTTGATTCAAACACAGCTACCGATTTTGAAGGCGGATCGGCAGTATGAGCCGCGATCGGTCAGTCGCTTTATGTTGGATCAAGATACAGGCGGCGCGATTATTGGCGCAGGACGAGTGGATATTTTCACCGGAACCGGAACCCAAGCAGGGAACGAAGCAGGGCTAATTAATGCAACCGGACAGTTATATTATCCGTTACTGAAAAACTAA
- a CDS encoding glycosyltransferase family 2 protein, whose product MSEQSWQENDSFELEALTALMTELPDPEEPKTFRGFQGRRKKAAVMFAAIWGSTIALHLMAWGYWLVLGVTTLMSLHAARLILARPCSLPKPLEDDDAFPRVSLMVAAKNEEAVVGRLVEMLCGLNYPNDRYEVWIINDNSSDQTAEILDQLATQYPQLNVFHRPANAGGGKSGALNQVLPLTQGEFIVVFDADAQVEPDFLRRVLPVFDRGDVGAIQVRKAIIQAEPGFHSKDANNFWIRGQMAEMALDAFIHQQRSVIGGLGELRGNGQLVRREALIDCGGWNEETITDDLDLTFRLHLNQWDIEVVTEPAVYEEGVTSAIALWHQRNRWAEGGYQRYLDYWRLILQNRMGTRKTLDLAMFWTLQYVMPTAAIPDFLMAVLRHRMMLTSPISAMMMLLFLFSAIGGLRRVRRLKSAKHQSLLDWATLMVQGLRGAIYMLHWFAIVSTATLRMSIRPKRLKWVKTVHRGADD is encoded by the coding sequence ATGTCCGAGCAATCTTGGCAAGAAAACGATTCTTTTGAGCTTGAGGCGTTGACCGCATTAATGACGGAGTTACCCGATCCGGAAGAACCGAAAACCTTTCGCGGATTTCAAGGACGTAGGAAGAAAGCGGCGGTCATGTTTGCTGCGATTTGGGGCAGTACGATCGCGCTGCATCTGATGGCATGGGGCTACTGGTTGGTTTTGGGTGTGACCACGTTGATGAGCCTTCACGCGGCTCGATTGATTCTGGCGCGTCCTTGCAGCTTGCCTAAACCGCTCGAAGATGATGATGCTTTCCCAAGGGTGTCGCTGATGGTGGCAGCCAAAAACGAAGAAGCGGTCGTTGGGCGCTTAGTCGAAATGCTGTGCGGATTGAATTATCCAAACGATCGCTACGAAGTTTGGATCATCAACGACAACAGTAGTGATCAAACGGCTGAAATTCTCGATCAGTTAGCAACGCAGTACCCGCAGTTAAACGTATTTCATCGTCCCGCCAATGCAGGCGGTGGTAAATCCGGCGCGCTGAATCAGGTATTGCCGCTCACACAAGGCGAATTCATTGTTGTGTTTGATGCGGATGCTCAAGTAGAACCCGATTTTCTCCGGCGCGTATTGCCTGTGTTCGATCGCGGTGATGTCGGTGCAATCCAGGTTAGAAAAGCCATTATTCAAGCCGAGCCAGGGTTTCATTCAAAAGATGCAAATAACTTCTGGATTCGAGGGCAAATGGCAGAAATGGCGCTGGATGCGTTTATTCATCAGCAGCGTTCTGTGATCGGTGGATTGGGTGAACTGCGCGGCAATGGTCAACTGGTACGCCGAGAAGCGTTGATCGATTGCGGCGGCTGGAACGAGGAAACGATCACCGATGATTTGGACTTGACTTTCCGGCTGCATCTGAATCAGTGGGATATTGAAGTGGTGACGGAGCCTGCGGTGTATGAAGAGGGTGTGACGAGCGCGATCGCGCTTTGGCATCAACGAAATCGCTGGGCGGAAGGTGGCTATCAGCGCTATCTCGACTACTGGCGGTTAATTTTGCAAAACCGCATGGGAACCCGCAAAACGCTAGATCTGGCGATGTTTTGGACGCTTCAGTATGTGATGCCGACTGCTGCAATTCCCGATTTTCTCATGGCAGTGTTGCGTCACCGAATGATGCTGACCAGTCCGATTTCCGCGATGATGATGTTGCTGTTTTTATTCAGCGCGATCGGGGGCTTGCGGCGTGTTCGACGGCTCAAGAGTGCAAAACATCAATCGTTGCTCGATTGGGCAACGCTGATGGTGCAGGGTTTGCGGGGTGCGATTTATATGCTGCACTGGTTTGCGATCGTGTCTACGGCAACGTTGAGAATGTCAATTCGCCCGAAGCGCTTGAAGTGGGTGAAAACAGTGCATCGTGGCGCAGACGATTAG